In the Podospora pseudocomata strain CBS 415.72m chromosome 5, whole genome shotgun sequence genome, one interval contains:
- a CDS encoding hypothetical protein (COG:L; EggNog:ENOG503NU79): MASPAKKRKLNSDTKKAAVPATKGIQYFFAKQQQNGSSSKTTSEIQQNGSQSEKSGEQLTDEELARKLQAEWDAEVQASNQRQQQLQPEPNTSLALPAPPSPLKSSVSPKVDTTKFKNTLSLSSVAAVEDQVTATIPLDESPLTFDPSKYVPQLQESWAAERGKSSYALLTRCFVLVSSTQSRIKIVDTLVNCLRLLIEGDPNSLLPAVWLATNAISPPYISMELGLGGSAISKALKQVCGLDNRALKAMHDRLGDPGDVAFEAKKKQSFTLKKPKPLTIKGVFESLVKIAKTQGQGSGDIKQRIVDRLLQDARGGEESRYIVRTLCQHLRIGAVKTTMLIALSRAFLLSKPPGADFPTREPAELAKLSKEELAEIWSKGEELVKASFARHPDYNDLIPVLLDIGISDELPIRCGLNLHIPLRPMLGSITRDLSEMLTKLQGRDFACEYKYDGQRAQVHCDADGKVSIFSRHLELMTDKYPDLVSLVPKIRGEDVQSFIMEGEVVAVDQITGELKNFQTLSNRARKDVAVGSITINVCLFAFDLMYLNGQPLLDRPFRERRDMLRSLFIEIPHHFTWVKSLDATSQDSEPVLTFFKSALEAKCEGIMVKILDNLPDIPYEDQSAAAGLLDNTKPTTTTTTKETPLNPPPPQKRSRRKPLLSTYEPDKRLDSWLKVKKDYSTSLSSSSEPLDLIPIAAWHGTGRKSQFWSPFLLAVRNEDAGSLEAVCKCMSGFTDNFYKANKAYYDPAIEGRTLGKKPGFVEYYGPEPDVWFNPTEVWEVAFADVTVSPTYTAAVGMVHPDKGLSLRFPRFVRKREDKGIEEASTSEVLAGLYRKQEAGPAKRPMEEVEKEQEEGEDIMDEDE; encoded by the exons ATGGCGAGCccggcgaagaagaggaaactCAATTCGGATACGAAGAAGGCTGCAGTCCCGGCGACCAAAGGAATACAGTACTTTTTTGCCAAGCAACAGCAGAATGGATCGTCATCAAAAACCACTTCTGAGATTCAGCAAAATGGTTCACAGTCTGAAAAGTCGGGTGAGCAATTGACTGACGAAGAACTGGCTCGGAAGCTGCAGGCTGAGTGGGATGCAGAGGTCCAAGCATCGAACCAAAGACAACAACAGCTTCAGCCAGAACCAAATACATCACTAgctcttccagctcctccatcaccactgaAGTCGTCCGTATCCCCCAAGGTTGATACAACAAAATTCAAGAACACTCTATCGCTTTCGTCAGTCGCGGCAGTGGAAGATCAAGTAACAGCCACAATACCACTGGATGAAAGCCCCTTGACATTTGATCCATCCAAATACGTCCCCCAGCTCCAAGAATCATGGGCTGCCGAACGCGGCAAGTCATCCTACGCCTTGCTTACACGGTGCTTTGTGCTTGTCAGTAGTACCCAAAGTAGGATCAAGATCGTGGACACGCTTGTCAACTGTCTTCGTCTACTTATTGAGGGCGATCCAAACAGCCTGTTGCCCGCAGTATGGCTGGCCACCAATGCCATCTCACCCCCATACATTTCCATGGAGCTTGGTCTGGGAGGTTCGGCTATCTCCAAAGCACTGAAGCAAGTATGCGGACTTGACAACCGGGCGCTGAAAGCCATGCATGACAGATTGGGTGATCCGGGTGATGTTGCCTttgaggccaagaagaagcaaagctTCACCCTGAAAAAACCAAAGCCACTGACCATCAAGGGTGTGTTTGAGTCTCTGGTCAAGATTGCAAAGACACAAGGTCAGGGTAGTGGAGACATCAAACAGCGTATTGTGGACAGACTGTTGCAAGATGCtcgaggaggcgaggagagcAGATATATCGTCCGCACTTTGTGTCAGCAT CTTCGTATCGGTGCTGTCAAGACGACTATGCTGATAGCTCTCTCAAGAGCCTTTCTTCTCTCCAAGCCACCTGGTGCGGATTTCCCTACCAGGGAGCCAGCAGAGCTAGCGAAGCTCAGTAAGGAAGAACTAGCCGAGATATGGTCAAAAGGAGAGGAGCTCGTGAAAGCATCATTTGCCAGACATCCAGATTATAATGACCTCATCCCAGTGCTTCTTGATATTGGCATATCAGACGAGCTGCCCATCCGCTGTGGTCTCAATCTCCACATCCCACTCCGCCCCATGCTAGGCAGTATCACCCGCGATCTCAGCGAGATGCTCACCAAGCTTCAGGGGCGAGACTTTGCCTGCGAGTATAAGTACGACGGCCAGCGCGCCCAGGTCCACTGCGATGCCGACGGCAAagtctccatcttctcccgtCACCTCGAGTTAATGACGGACAAATACCCCGACCTCGTCTCCTTGGTGCCCAAGATAAGAGGCGAAGATGTCCAAAGCTTCATCATGGAAGGCGAAGTTGTCGCCGTGGACCAAATCACCGGCGAGCTCAAAAACTTCcaaaccctctccaaccGCGCCAGAAAGGACGTTGCCGTAGGCAGCATAACCATCAACGTCTGCCTCTTCGCCTTTGACTTGATGTACCTCAACggccaacccctcctcgaccGCCCCTTTCGCGAACGCCGGGACATGCTCCGGTCACTCTTCATCGAAATCCCCCATCACTTCACCTGGGTCAAAAGCCTAGACGCGACCTCACAAGATTCCGAACCAGtcctcaccttcttcaaGTCCGCCTTAGAGGCAAAATGTGAGGGGATAATGGTGAAAATTCTGGATAACCTCCCTGACATTCCCTACGAGGACCAGTCTGCCGCCGCTGGACTACtcgacaacaccaaacccaccaccaccaccaccaccaaggaaacccccctcaaccccccacccccccagaAAAGATCCCGCCGCAAACCCCTCCTGTCAACCTACGAACCAGACAAACGCCTCGACTCCTGGCTCAAAGTAAAAAAGGACTattccacctccctctcctcctcctcggagcCCTTGGACCTAATCCCCATCGCTGCCTGGCACGGCACAGGCCGCAAGTCCCAGTTCTGGTCCCCGTTCCTCCTAGCGGTCCGAAATGAGGATGCAGGCTCCCTAGAGGCAGTGTGCAAGTGCATGTCCGGCTTCACGGACAACTTCTACAAAGCTAACAAGGCATATTACGACCCAGCGATAGAAGGGAGGACGTTGGGGAAGAAGCCAGGGTTTGTGGAGTATTACGGGCCGGAACCGGACGTGTGGTTTAATCCGACAgaggtgtgggaggtggCGTTTGCGGATGTGACGGTTAGTCCTACTTATACTGCTGCTGTGGGAATGGTGCACCCTGACAAGGGATTGAGTTTGCGGTTCCCGAGGTTTGTGAGGAAACGAGAGGATAAGGGGATTGAGGAGGCGAGTACCAGTGAGGTGCTGGCGGGGTTGTACAGGAAGCAAGAGGCTGGGCCGGCGAAGAGGCccatggaggaggtggaaaaggaacaggaggaaggggaggatatcatggacgaggatgagTGA
- a CDS encoding hypothetical protein (EggNog:ENOG503NZ55; COG:J) produces the protein MASTLNMNGEDPVERPQQIRDIIGGLERYNPQAAEVLEAYLQQQCEEKFTDCNANRALLKLYQLNPDRIKDEIVTNALVKTMTQFPSPQFDLALHLLSPSYSNPGPGSSSDLAEAVAKLRTLNSHLEGARYDHFWATLESDDIYADLTTDIKGFEEIIRVKIAQLISLAFREINISVLESYLGLRSEAEVKTFVTETCGWKVGDDGIVHIPKNSENEAKKTEIREDVSIDMFSRVIKRSWEENA, from the exons ATGGCCAGCACACTCAATATGAACGGCGAGGACCCCGTCGAACGGCCTCAGCAGATCCGCGACATCATAGGAGGTCTCGAGCGGTACAACCCCCAGGCCGCTGAGGTCCTCGAGGCCTACCTCCAGCAGCAATGTGAGGAGAAATTCACCGACTGCAACGCCAACAGGGCACTGTTGAAGCT GTACCAGCTCAACCCAGACAGGATCAAGGACGAGATCGTCACCAACGCCCTCGTCAAGACAATGACCCagttcccctcccctcagtTCGACCTTGCccttcacctcctctccccatcataCTCCAACCCCGGCCCAGGCTCCTCTTCCGACCTCGCCGAGGCTGTCGCCAAGCTTAGAACGCTCAACAGCCACCTCGAGGGCGCCAGATACGACCACTTCTGGGCCACCCTCGAGAGCGACGACATCTACGCGGACCTCACCACCGACATTAAGGGTTTCGAGGAGATCATCCGCGTCAAGATCGCCCAGCTCATCAGTCTCGCCTTCCGTGAGATTAATATCAGCGTCCTCGAAAGCTACCTCGGTCTCCGCAGCGAAGCCGAGGTAAAGACCTTTGTCACCGAGACCTGCGGCTGGAAGGTCGGTGACGACGGCATCGTTCACATTCCTAAGAACTCTGAGAACGAGGCCAAAAAGACCGAGATCCGCGAGGACGTCTCCATTGACATGTTCAGTCGTGTCATCAAGAGGAGTTGGGAGGAGAATGCTTAA
- a CDS encoding hypothetical protein (EggNog:ENOG503NV1V; COG:S; BUSCO:EOG09263F11), translated as MAPYDSDSSGAEDNDFQETNVLLGYASEDAQGEEISRLGGQPTWLDPSKPPSAALARCKVCKDLMVLLLQLNAELPDRYPGHERRLYVFACRRKSCRRKEGSIRAIRGLRVSPDAVAAAKESQQTKPKEATVIPKASTLGLGEALFGAKPTSSSSGGNPFASASTNPFAPKPTTTSTNPFAAPAPTPVAPEPKPTPVEVEEEKLPKSFAETLSLNLPPATPAPPPEPWPTDSSLLPKSYPVRWIAEADYEQLDPEPAPISQKTQIMDIDSGEGSSSGGGKEDKEVFESSMDTVFQKFADRVGQNPEQVIRYEFAGQPLLYSKSDAVGKMLYAKDGEWEAKVKGGKGGMPRCGNCGGGRVFEVQMTPQAIQELEGEEEDLDGMDWGTVIVGVCERDCQERGVEGGEGGYLEEWAGVQWEELSVKR; from the exons ATGGCTCCCTACGACAGCGATTCCTCGGGCGCCGAGGACAATGATTTCCAGGAGACCAACGTTCTCCTGGGGTACGCCTCGGAGGACGCACAAGGAGAGGAGATCAGCCGGCTTGGAGGACAGCCA ACATGGCTAGACCCCTCGAAACCACCATCCGCCGCGCTGGCTCGGTGTAAAGTCTGCAAAGACCTCATGGtgctcctgctccagctcAACGCCGAGCTCCCAGACCGATACCCCGGCCACGAACGTCGGCTTTATGTGTTCGCCTGCAGAAGGAAGAGTTGCCGGAGAAAGGAGGGGAGTATCAGGGCGATTAGAGGGTTGAGGGTATCGCCTGATGCTGTTGCGGCAGCCAAAGAGTCCCAGCAAACCAAGCCGAAAGAAGCCACTGTCATCCCCAAGGCGTCTACCCTCGGTCTAGGGGAGGCGCTGTTCGGCGCGaagccaacctcctcctcctcgggtgGTAACCCGTTTGCTTCTGCCTCAACAAACCCTTTTGCTcccaagccaaccaccacctcaaccaacccattCGCCGCCCCGGCCCCGACCCCGGTTGCTCCGgaaccaaaacccacccccgtcgaagttgaggaggagaaactCCCCAAATCCTTCGCCGAAACATTAtctctcaacctcccccctgccactccagcaccaccccccgaaCCCTGGCCGACAgattcctccctcctcccgaaATCCTATCCTGTACGCTGGATAGCAGAGGCAGACTACGAACAGCTCGACCCTGAGCCCGCGCCCATCTCGCAAAAGACTCAGATAATGGACATTGACTCGGGCGAGGGCTCGTCTAGTGGAGGAGGTAAAGAAGACAAGGAGGTTTTTGAGTCGAGCATGGACACTGTGTTTCAAAAGTTTGCCGACAGGGTGGGGCAGAACCCGGAGCAGGTTATCAGGTATGAGTTTGCTGGTCAGCCGCTGTTGTATAGCAAGAGTGATGCCGTGGGGAAGATGCTGTATGCaaaggatggggagtgggaggcaAAGGTGaagggaggaaagggggggatgcCGAGGTGTGGGAAttgtggtgggggaagggtgtTTGAGGTGCAGATGACGCCGCAGGCGATTCAAGAgttggaaggggaggaggaggatctggatgggatggattgGGGGACGGTTATTGTGGGGGTTTGTGAGAGGGATTGCCAGGAGAGGggtgtggaagggggagaaggggggtatTTGGAGGAGTGGGCGGGTGTTcagtgggaggagttgagTGTTAAGAGGTGA
- the CCT6 gene encoding T-complex protein 1 subunit zeta (COG:O; EggNog:ENOG503NVVE) gives MQIQNPTAVMIARAATAQDDICGDGTTSVVLLVGELLKQADRYIQEGLHPRIITDGFEIAKNEALKFLDQFKLAREVDRELLLSVARTSLATKLSASLAQTLTPSIVDAVLAIYQAPEKPDLHMVEIMKMQHRTASDTQLIKGLALDHGARHPDMPKRVENAYILTLNVSLEYEKTEINSSFFYSSAEQRDKLVESERRFVDAKLKKIVDLKKQVCGSDGKKNFVIINQKGIDPLSLDVLAKNGILALRRAKRRNMERLQLICGGVAQNSVDDLTPDVLGWAGLVYEQQLGEEKYTFIEDVKDPKSVTLLIKGPNQHTIAQVSDAVRDGLRSVYNMIVDKSVVPGAGAFQVACAMHLKSDAFKKTVRGKAKWGVDAFADALLIIPKTLAANAGLDIQDALAALHDEHADGNVVGLDLATGEPMDPTLEGVYDSFRVLRNCIASSSGIASNLLLCDELLKARQMGRSGGPGPGMDGPEQ, from the exons ATGCAAATACAGAACCCCACGGCTGTTATGATTGCGCGGGCCGCGACAGCACAAGACGATATCTGCGGAGACGGCACAACATCAGTAGTTTTGCTCGTCGGCGAGCTCCTGAAGCAGGCCGACCGCTACATTCAGGAGGGTCTCCACCCTCGCATCATTACAGATGGCTTCGAGATTGCGAAGAACGAGGCTTTGAAG TTCCTCGACCAGTTCAAGCTTGCCCGCGAAGTCGACCGtgagctcctcctctccgtcgCCAGAACCTCTCTCGCCACAAAGTTGAGTGCCAGCCTTGCCCAAACGTTGACCCCCTCTATCGTCGATGCCGTCCTCGCTATCTACCAAGCCCCCGAGAAGCCCGATTTGCACATGGTTGAGATCATGAAGATGCAGCACCGCACTGCCTCCGACACACAACTCATCAAGGGCCTTGCCCTCGACCACGGTGCGAGGCATCCCGATATGCCCAAGCGTGTCGAGAACGCTTACATTCTCACCCTCAATGTGAGCTTGGAATATGAAAAGACCGAAATCaactcgagcttcttctACTCCAGTGCCGAGCAGCGGGATAAGCTGGTAGAAAGCGAGCGTCGCTTCGTTGACgccaagctcaagaagaTTGTTGATCTCAAGAAGCAGGTGTGCGGAAGCGACGGCAAGAAGAACTTTGTCATTATCAACCAGAAGGGCATCGACCCCCTGTCACTCGACGTCCTCGCAAAGAACGGCATCCTCGCGCTGCGCAGAGCTAAGCGGAGAAACATGGAGAGATTACAACTCATCTGCGGCGGTGTTGCGCAAAACAGCGTCGATGACCTGACCCCAGATGTTCTCGGCTGGGCTGGCCTCGTTTACGAGCAGCAGCTCGGCGAGGAGAAGTACACATTCATTGAGGACGTCAAGGACCCCAAGTCCGTGACCCTCCTTATCAAGGGCCCTAACCAGCACACCATCGCCCAGGTATCAGATGCCGTTCGTGATGGTCTTAGAAGTGTTTACAACATGATTGTCGACAAGAGCGTTGTTCCTGGCGCTGGTGCCTTCCAAGTCGCCTGCGCCATGCACCTCAAGAGCGATGCTTTCAAGAAGACTGTCAGAGGCAAGGCCAAGTGGGGTGTGGATGCCTTCGCCGACGCTCTTCTTATCATTCCCAAGACCTTGGCCGCCAACGCTGGTCTTGACATTCAGGATGCCT TGGCTGCTCTCCACGATGAGCATGCTGATGGCAACGTTGTCGGCCTTGACCTGGCTACAGGCGAGCCGATGGATCCTACCCTCGAGGGTGTGTACGACTCTTTCCGTGTGTTGAGAAACTGCATTGCCTCCAGCTCGGGTATCGCGTCCAACCTGTTGTTGTGCGATGAGCTGCTGAAGGCGAGACAGATGGGCCGATCAGGTGGACCTGGTCCGGGTATGGATGGTCCCGAGCAGTGA
- a CDS encoding hypothetical protein (COG:H; EggNog:ENOG503NX6W), whose amino-acid sequence MKGALSRASTVLATALSLATALPSYEPPQKQPTQQVAIIGAGAAGSSAAYYLQQYAKQHELLGISVNITLFERTDRIGGRTLTINAYDDPSQPIELGASIFIEKNHILHDALQRFNLSKRIPDEDSDPKLGIWDGDEFVFTVNERDSFWWTALKVIYKYGIMAPRRTQKLMEATIANFLKLYEEPNFPFRSLTQRAYELGLIDVTGVTGEQLLKANNIDDRYAHDIIQASTRVNYASNLVRIHGLDTMVSMAPEGAMAVQGGNWQIFYKMAEASGASLLMNSSVASIGFSSETNHYSGNKKYLIRTKSATSESNGEEDYPVAFDNVIIANPYQFSKISAEEGVIQQTIDEIPYVQLHVTIFTSPYQYSPAFFGFTESKDVPGGVLTTLAKSDGPTSGVNGAGKAGFFSVTTLRTTTNPATQKREFIYKIFSPEKVSPEFLSRLFGVEVPDSFTTDPDEEGSVSPITWYHPHVFYSYPQALPRVTFQDPIIGPGLYYTSGMDSFISTMETNALMGKNVAALLMDDILKAGKNGCKGAEEMHENTLLDQFRSGPGSSEKDMKDL is encoded by the exons ATGAAGGGGGCACTCAGTCGCGCCTCCACTGTCCTAGCAACAGCGCTCTCGCTAGCTACGGCTCTTCCGTCATATGAACCGCCTCAGAAACAGCCAACACAGCAGGTGGCCATCATAG GAGCTGGGGCTGCGGGCTCGTCTGCTGCATATTACTTACAACAATATGCCAAGCAACATGAGCTTCTCGGAATTTCCGTCAACATCACTCTCTTTGAGAGGACGGACCGTATTGGTGGACGAACTCTGACTATCAACGCATACGATGACCCTTCACAACCAATCGAACTCGGCGCAAGCATATTCATTGAGAAGAACCATATCCTTCACGACGCCCTTCAAAGGTTCAACCTGTCTAAACGGATTCCAGATGAAGACTCAGACCCCAAGCTCGGCATTTGGGATGGCGATGAGTTTGTCTTTACGGTCAACGAGCGTGATTCATTCTGGTGGACAGCCCTCAAGGTCATTTACAAGTATGGAATCATGGCACCGAGACGAACTCAGAAGTTGATGGAAGCTACTATCGCCAATTTCTTGAAATTATACGAGGAGCCCAATTTCCCTTTTCGATCCCTTACCCAACGGGCGTACGAGCTTGGTCTGATTGATGTTACCGGGGTTACCGGGGAACAACTATTGAAGGCCAACAACATCGATGATCGCTATGCACACGACATTATTCAGGCCAGCACCCGAGTAAACTACGCCTCAAACTTGGTCCGAATCCACGGTCTGGACACCATG GTCTCAATGGCGCCTGAGGGTGCCATGGCTGTCCAAGGTGGTAACTGGCAAATATTCTATAAAATGGCTGAGGCATCGGGCGCCAGTCTCTTGATGAATTCGTCTGTGGCTTCTATCGGATTCTCGTCAGAAACCAATCACTACTCTGGCAACAAGAAATACCTTATCCGCACCAAGTCCGCTACATCGGAGTCAAATGGGGAAGAGGATTACCCCGTTGCCTTTGACAACGTTATTATTGCCAATCCCTACCAGTTCAGCAAGATCTCAGCAGAGGAGGGCGTCATTCAACAAACCATTGACGAGATCCCCTACGTCCAGCTCCATGTCACCATTTTCACGTCGCCTTACCAGTACAGTCCCGCGTTTTTCGGCTTCACCGAGTCAAAGGATGTCCCAGGCGGTGTTCTCACAACCCTTGCCAAATCCGATGGACCAACCTCTGGGGTCAATGGCGCCGGCAAGGCAGGTTTCTTCAGCGTCACAACCTTGCGCACGACCACAAACCCCGCAACTCAAAAGCGGGAGTTTATCTACAAGATCTTCTCACCTGAGAAGGTTAGTCCTGAGTTCCTCAGTCGCCTGTTTGGAGTCGAGGTGCCCGATTCCTTCACCACAGAccctgatgaggagggttcAGTGAGTCCCATCACCTGGTATCATCCCCATGTCTTTTACTCGTATCCTCAAGCCTTGCCACGGGTAACGTTCCAGGACCCTATCATCGGTCCGGGCCTGTATTATACGTCTGGCATGGACAGTTTCATTTCCACGATGGAAACCAATGCGCTAATGGGCAAGAATGTGGCCGCCTTACTCATGGACGATATTTTGAAAGCGGGCAAGAATGGCTGCAaaggggcggaggagatgcaCGAAAATACTCTGCTTGATCAGTTTCGGAGTGGCCCAGGGAGCTCAGAGAAGGACATGAAGGATTTGTAG